The nucleotide sequence TCATAAAACACTTAATCTCATTTCCGATAGCGGCCTTCGGGCCGCTTTTCTTTTAATATATTTTGAAATTGCGTATTTCGTCTAATTAGTATAAAATACCAGAGAGGAGTTTTTTATGACGGTTATTACCATTGTTTCACAGAAGGGAGGGGTCGGAAAAACCGCGACAGCGCTGACCCTGGCAGATATTCTGTCGAAAAAATACAAAGTCCTTGCGGTTGACCTCGACCCTCAGTATTCGATGACCTGTCACCTGACCGGGGACTTACTTCCCAGTATTTTATCCGTTATCAGGAAGCAGGCTGGGATTGAGGACCTGATCAGGAATTTTGAAGGCCGGTTCGACTATATACCGTCACAGGACGAAATGAGTTATCTCGAGCGCGAGCTTGTTTTAGCAAGCAGCAGGGAATTTCTTATCTACGACGCTATATCTGATATCGAGAACCGTTACGATTTTATCATCATGGACACTCCTGGATACCTCGGATTCGTAACCCAGACAGCC is from Brevinematales bacterium and encodes:
- a CDS encoding ParA family protein yields the protein MTVITIVSQKGGVGKTATALTLADILSKKYKVLAVDLDPQYSMTCHLTGDLLPSILSVIRKQAGIEDLIRNFEGRFDYIPSQDEMSYLERELVLASSREFLIYDAISDIENRYDFIIMDTPGYLGFVTQTAMYATDVMVIPTQLERWGARAIGVNLAIWEEIGDFKKKHMKRQHKAIILPNLYENRKIKNDVLEIVIDAFQGITYEKPIHRSEEIAKAFSQEGKFLPEGTNSYQEYNDFVTALLELVNK